One Diospyros lotus cultivar Yz01 chromosome 1, ASM1463336v1, whole genome shotgun sequence genomic window carries:
- the LOC127793571 gene encoding 7-deoxyloganetic acid glucosyltransferase-like, with protein sequence MESSPQTHLHLLLPHVLIFPIPVQGHVNSMLRLAELLCAANLRVTFLISDFALARLQAHSNAQSRLSLYPDFSFTTISDGLPADHPRAGDRAMEVVMSLRETGRAKLREIMMRLLPVTCVIGDGGYSFAADVADEFGIPFMSFRTVGTCCFWAHFCVPDIIQAGELPFNGSSDYEMDLPVTTVPGMEGFLRRRDLPGFCRTEDPSDPLLQYIQFETRQSTRAKAVILNTFEDLEGPILSQTRSQIPNLFTIGPLHSHLKARLDGAATPQSSTSFWEEDWSCMKWLDAQPPKSVLYVSFGSITVLTKDQFMEFWHGLVNSRQRFLWVIRPESVSGGGQGNIPAELLEGTRERGCMVGWAPQEAVLSHQAVGGFWTHSGWNSTMESIAAGVPMICWPYFADQMINSRFVGEVWKLGLDMKDLCDREVVEKMIRDLMEVRKEEFVESANRMAELARKAIGDGGSSFRNLDRLVEAIRSLAFRA encoded by the exons ACccacctccatctccttcttccTCACGTTCTCATCTTCCCCATTCCAGTCCAGGGCCATGTCAACTCCATGCTCCGCCTCGCCGAGCTCCTCTGCGCCGCCAATCTCCGCGTCACCTTCCTCATCTCGGACTTCGCCCTCGCCCGCCTCCAGGCCCACTCCAACGCCCAGTCGCGGCTCTCGCTCTACCCAGATTTCTCCTTCACAACCATCTCCGACGGCCTGCCGGCCGACCACCCTCGCGCCGGCGACCGCGCCATGGAGGTGGTAATGTCGCTGAGAGAGACGGGGAGAGCGAAGCTAAGGGAGATAATGATGCGGCTGCTGCCGGTGACGTGCGTGATCGGAGACGGCGGCTACAGCTTTGCGGCGGATGTCGCTGACGAGTTTGGGATTCCGTTCATGTCCTTCCGGACCGTCGGGACTTGCTGCTTCTGGGCTCATTTCTGTGTTCCGGACATCATCCAAGCTGGTGAACTTCCCTTCAATG GAAGTAGCGACTATGAAATGGACTTACCGGTGACAACCGTGCCGGGAATGGAAGGGTTTCTCCGGCGCCGGGATCTGCCGGGCTTCTGCCGGACGGAAGACCCAAGCGATCCCCTTCTGCAATACATCCAATTCGAGACCAGGCAAAGCACTCGAGCCAAAGCAGTGATCCTCAACACATTCGAAGACCTCGAAGGCCCCATCCTGTCCCAAACCCGCTCCCAAATCCCCAACCTCTTCACCATCGGCCCGCTCCACTCCCACCTAAAAGCGCGCCTCGACGGCGCCGCCACGCCGCAATCTTCCACCAGCTTCTGGGAGGAGGACTGGAGCTGCATGAAATGGCTCGACGCCCAGCCGCCAAAATCCGTGCTCTACGTCAGCTTCGGGAGCATAACGGTGCTGACGAAGGACCAGTTCATGGAGTTCTGGCACGGGCTGGTGAACAGCCGGCAGCGGTTTCTATGGGTCATTCGGCCGGAATCCGTGAGCGGCGGTGGGCAAGGGAATATTCCGGCGGAGCTCTTGGAGGGGACGAGGGAAAGAGGGTGCATGGTGGGGTGGGCGCCGCAGGAGGCGGTGCTGAGCCACCAGGCCGTTGGAGGGTTTTGGACTCACAGTGGCTGGAACTCGACTATGGAGAGCATCGCCGCCGGCGTGCCCATGATCTGCTGGCCGTACTTCGCCGACCAGATGATTAACAGTAGGTTTGTGGGCGAGGTCTGGAAGCTGGGCCTAGACATGAAGGATTTGTGCGACAGGGAGGTGGTGGAGAAGATGATCAGAGATTTGATGGAGGTGAGGAAGGAAGAGTTCGTGGAGTCTGCGAATCGAATGGCGGAATTGGCCAGAAAAGCCATCGGAGACGGCGGTTCTTCGTTCCGGAACTTGGATCGTCTGGTTGAGGCCATAAGATCCTTGGCATTTCGAGCCTAA